In Juglans regia cultivar Chandler chromosome 13, Walnut 2.0, whole genome shotgun sequence, the following proteins share a genomic window:
- the LOC109019778 gene encoding OVARIAN TUMOR DOMAIN-containing deubiquitinating enzyme 4-like isoform X2 — protein MDYGLGIPGDGRCLFRSVVHGACLRAGKPTSSDSRQKELADELRAKVADEFIKRRAETEWFLEGDFDNYVGEMRQPHIWGGEPELLMASHVLQMPITVYMKDKKSGILIIIAEYGQEYGKDNPIRVLYHGYGHYDALRSPIGGAESKWYKKK, from the exons GCATACCTGGAGATGGAAGATGTTTGTTCCGGTCTGTAGTTCATGGTGCTTGCCTGAGAGCAGGGAAGCCAACTTCAAGTGATAGCCGTCAGAAAGAACTTGCAGATGAGCTCAGAGCTAAA GTTGCAGATGAGTTCATTAAGAGGAGAGCAGAAACCGAATG GTTTCTTGAAGGTGATTTTGACAACTATGTTGGAGAGATGCGACAGCCACACATTTGGGGAGGAGAGCCTGAGTTGCTGATGGCCTCCCATGTCCTACA GATGCCAATCACTGTTTACATGAAGGACAAGAAATCTGGTATCCTCATAATCATAGCTGAGTATGGTCAGGAGTATGGCAAGGATAACCCTATCCGTGTTCTTTATCATGGATATGGACACTATGATGCATTGCGCAGCCCAATTGGTGGCGCAGAATCCAAGTG gtacaagaaaaaataa
- the LOC109019763 gene encoding UPF0481 protein At3g47200-like: MMGETDRTAQVSIEMSDLNRMLASSISEKLRDNSPSLLVSSIFRVPQKLRRRNENVYDPNIVSIGPYHRGTKRLAPMEKIKMWYLGSLLKRFPLPPDEALEHIVESIRELQRRARDCYANPFKLNEEKFIGILVVDGCFLLELFRKDAYIAPRHRDDPIFNTSWMFENLYHDLILMENQIPWFVLHRLYELTASTSEQEPDFLVKLVLKFFETMMLMTVPAEYRSNGREVKHILDLLHSCLLSSSGGRIPQNKNLELFPPVMDLLQAGVKFKKGTPDDILNIKFSKGSFEIPPIKIRGNSESLFRNLIAYEQCDRHCMDQFTSYAVFLDCLINTSKDADLLCDEDIVVHALSTEDISLLFNRLYNDTLISEFYYGGIARNINEYYRSRWPRWRATLMRDYFRNPWSISSFIAAIFILIFTFTQTLFTILSY, encoded by the coding sequence ATGATGGGAGAGACAGATAGAACTGCGCAGGTTTCAATTGAAATGTCCGACTTAAATAGAATGTTAGCCTCATCCATCAGTGAAAAGCTGCGAGATAACTCACCTTCCTTGCTAGTGAGCAGCATTTTCAGAGTCCCTCAGAAACTTCGTCGGCGTAATGAGAATGTTTATGATCCTAACATAGTCTCAATCGGTCCCTATCACCGTGGCACTAAAAGACTAGCTCCcatggagaaaataaaaatgtggtATCTGGGTTCCCTCCTCAAAAGGTTTCCACTGCCTCCAGATGAAGCTTTGGAGCACATTGTTGAGAGCATCAGAGAGTTGCAGAGGCGTGCACGTGATTGTTATGCAAATCCATTCAAGCTCAACGAGGAAAAGTTCATTGGGATTTTAGTTGTTGATGGCTGCTTTCTCCTTGAGCTCTTTCGGAAAGATGCATACATAGCCCCAAGACACAGAGATGATCCTATATTTAACACGTCCTGGATGTTTGAAAACCTTTATCATGACTTGATTTTGATGGAGAACCAAATTCCGTGGTTCGTTCTCCATCGTTTATATGAGCTAACAGCATCTACCAGCGAACAGGAACCCGATTTTCTAGTCAAACTTGTTCTCAAGTTCTTCGAGACGATGATGCTGATGACAGTGCCAGCCGAATACAGATCAAATGGCCGTGAAGTCAAGCATATTCTTGACTTGCTGCACAGTTGCTTGCTTTCCTCATCCGGGGGAAGAAttcctcaaaacaaaaacttggaGTTGTTTCCTCCAGTGATGGATCTCTTGCAGGCTGGAGTCAAATTCAAGAAGGGAACTCCTGATGACATCTTGAACATCAAGTTCAGTAAGGGATCATTTGAAATCCCTCCCATTAAAATCCGGGGGAATTCGGAATCTTTGTTCAGAAATCTTATAGCATATGAGCAGTGTGACCGCCATTGCATGGATCAATTCACGTCTTATGCAGTATTCTTGGACTGCCTCATCAACACCAGCAAGGATGCGGACTTGCTCTGTGATGAAGATATTGTTGTGCATGCCTTGAGCACAGAAGACATTTCCCTTCTCTTCAACAGGCTGTACAATGACACACTCATCTCCGAATTCTATTATGGTGGGATAGCTCGTAATATTAACGAGTATTATAGATCTCGATGGCCTAGATGGAGAGCAACCTTGATGCGTGATTATTTCAGGAATCCATGGTCGATTTCTTCATTCATAGCTGCAATTTTCATACTTATTTTCACCTTTACACAGACTTTGTTTACCATTCTCTCTTATTAA
- the LOC109019749 gene encoding uncharacterized protein LOC109019749: MVLGLRSKSRKSVSVQVDYFIHVQEVKPWPPSESLKSSRSLLIQWENGDQNSGSFTCGVGDGRIGIGESFRLPVTLCREVSRKGTTRESFLKNNLEFYVYDARREKAVKGQLLATATINLADYGVIKETITISAQVNCKRSFKHSTLPVLYVNIQPLDKDSSSSSPMGSLLKEVSLDKSESYSELTNEGNAEETEMASFTDDDNDDLSPHLSQTITSFAFEARGWSPPKRNQIKSESAKDSTERVNIGILEDEETKELQENGQGEYGLQVEPYNLEEKLVGKLSEHSALNQVKFRNDTLSLRRNSLGFAESVNRINELKQVKSANSSVMISTSQLREQGDNIIAPEAACTSSYSTNENEATLSSLSDGKVKLESKIEMIEEEFPFNSANSNGMFSTSQLREQGVNINVPEAVSATSYSPNESEATVRGFSDGKAELESKIEMLEEELREAAAVEVALYSVVAEHGSSATKVHAPARRLSRFYLHACKARSPANRASAARTAVSGLVPVAKACGNDVPRLTFWLSNSILLRAIVSQAVDKLQLCAGPNTSRSGDGNGLGEKSSPNCQEPSLHLEQKNNTEEYFDDWEDPQTFIVALENVEAWIFSRIIESVWWQTLTPHMQPSAAKGSGLRKSHGRKYGLGDQEQVNFSIDLWKKAFKDACERLCPLRAGGHQCGCLPVLARLVMEQLVGRLDVAMFNAILRESAEEIPTDPVSDPISDSKVLPVPAGKSSFGSGAQLKNAIGNWSRWLTDLFGIDDDNASEDGVELDDDKKLECETPFKAFHLLHALSDLMMLPFEILADRSTRKEVCPKFGGSLIKRVLINFVPDEFCPDPIPLAVLKALDSEDHLEADEFSITSFPCTATPTVYQPPTAASLISIIGEIGNQSMTSGSSVLRKSYTSDDELDELDSPMTSIVLDNFRVSPTLEKPNLMPREVEVERLSDTNFCGRYGDQMANSNVSFISLTDVCMYAYKDRECFWLNSESGT, from the exons ATGGTGCTTGGGCTGAGATCAAAGAGTCGGAAAAGTGTTTCAGTTCAGGTTGATTACTTTATCCATGTACAGGAGGTGAAGCCATGGCCGCCATCAGAATCTTTGAAATCTTCTCGGTCACTGTTGATTCAGTGGGAAAATGGTGATCAGAACTCTGGGTCCTTTACTTGTGGTGTTGGGGATGGAAGAATTGGAATCGGCGAGTCTTTCAGGCTTCCGGTTACTTTATGTAGGGAAGTATCCAGAAAAGGCACAACCCGTGAAAGTTTTTTGAAGAACAACTTAGAGTTTTACGTGTATGATGCTCGAAGGGAGAAGGCGGTCAAAGGTCAACTCTTGGCGACGGCTACGATAAACCTTGCAGATTATGGAGTTATCAAAGAAACCATAACCATTAGTGCTCAGGTGAACTGCAAGCGGAGCTTCAAACACTCGACGCTACCAGTTCTTTACGTGAACATTCAACCTCTTGATAAAGATAGCTCTAGCTCGTCACCAATGGGCAGCTTGTTGAAGGAAGTGTCGCTGGACAAAAGCGAATCGTATTCGGAACTTACTAATGAAGGGAATGCTGAGGAAACTGAGATGGCTTCATTTACTGACGATGATAATGATGATCTTTCACCTCATTTATCACAAACCATCACCTCTTTTGCTTTCGAGGCTAGAGGATGGTCACCGCCTAAAAGAAATCAG ATCAAATCAGAATCAGCTAAGGATAGCACAGAAAGGGTTAATATTGGAATTTTGGAAGATGAAGAGACAAAGGAGCTGCAGGAAAATGGACAGGGAGAATATGGCTTACAAGTGGAGCCATACAATCTAGAAGAAAAACTAGTTGGCAAATTATCAGAACATTCTGCCCTAAATCAAGTCAAATTCAGGAATGATACTCTTTCATTAAGGAGGAATTCACTTGGATTTGCGGAAAGTGTCAATAGAATTAATGAACTAAAACAAGTGAAGTCTGCCAATAGCAGTGTCATGATCAGCACTAGTCAGCTCAGGGAACAGGGAGACAACATTATTGCTCCTGAAGCTGCTTGTACCTCAAGTTATTCAACTAATGAAAATGAAGCTACATTGAGCAGCTTGTCTGATGGAAAAGTCAAGTTAGAAtctaaaattgaaatgattgaGGAAGAGTTCCCTTTCAACTCTGCCAATAGCAATGGGATGTTCAGCACCAGTCAGCTCAGGGAACAGGGAGTAAACATTAATGTTCCAGAAGCTGTTAGTGCCACGAGCTATTCACCTAATGAAAGTGAAGCAACAGTACGTGGCTTCTCTGATGGAAAAGCCGAATTAGAATCTAAAATTGAAATGCTCGAGGAAGAGTTGCGGGAAGCTGCTGCTGTTGAGGTTGCCCTTTATTCAGTGGTTGCGGAGCATGGGAGTTCTGCAACCAAGGTCCATGCTCCAGCTCGGCGCCTTTCTAGGTTCTATCTCCATGCTTGTAAAGCAAGGTCCCCAGCTAACAGGGCAAGTGCAGCTAGAACTGCTGTTTCGGGATTAGTTCCAGTTGCTAAAGCATGTGGAAATGATGTTCCGAG GTTGACTTTCTGGTTGTCAAATTCAATTTTGTTGAGAGCCATTGTCAGCCAGGCAGTTGATAAATTACAACTTTGCGCTGGACCAAACACCAGCCGTAGTGGTGATGGAAATGGGTTGGGTGAGAAGTCCTCCCCAAACTGCCAAGAGCCATCTCTTCACCTGGAACAGAAAAATAATACGGAGGAATATTTTGATGACTGGGAGGACCCACAAACATTTATAGTTGCATTGGAAAACGTTGAAGCATGGATCTTCAGCCGAATCATTGAGTCTGTGTGGTGGCAG ACTCTGACTCCACATATGCAACCTTCTGCTGCCAAGGGCTCAGGCTTAAGGAAATCCCATGGAAGGAAATATGGTTTAGGTGATCAGGAGCAGGTGAACTTCTCAATAGATCTTTGGAAGAAAGCTTTCAAGGATGCTTGTGAAAGACTTTGTCCTCTTCGAGCTGGAGGGCATCAGTGTGGCTGCTTGCCTGTGCTGGCTAGATTG GTAATGGAGCAGTTGGTGGGTAGATTAGACGTGGCAATGTTCAATGCTATTCTTCGCGAATCAGCTGAAGAGATTCCAACAGATCCTGTTTCTGATCCCATTAGTGATTCAAAAGTTCTGCCTGTTCCTGCTGGAAAATCAAGCTTTGGGTCTGGTGCCCAGCTAAAAAATGCT ATAGGAAACTGGTCAAGATGGCTCACAGATCTATTTGGAATTGATGATGACAATGCCTCTGAAGATGGGGTTGAACTTGATGATGACAAGAAACTGGAATGTGAGACACCCTTCAAGGCTTTCCATCTCCTTCATGCATTGAGTGATCTCATGATGCTTCCTTTTGAAATTCTTGCTGATAGGTCCACAAGAAAAGAG GTCTGCCCCAAATTTGGTGGGTCATTAATCAAGAGGGTTCTTATTAATTTTGTCCCCGATGAGTTTTGCCCAGACCCAATTCCACTGGCTGTTCTTAAGGCCCTGGATTCTGAG GACCACCTTGAGGCCGATGAATTTTCCATCACAAGCTTTCCATGCACTGCAACTCCTACAGTCTATCAACCACCTACAGCAGCTTCACTAATAAGCATCATAGGAGAAATTGGAAATCAATCTATGACAAGTGGCTCATCAGTGCTTCGAAAATCATATACTAGTGATGATGAACTTGATGAGTTGGATTCACCCATGACTTCAATTGTCTTAGACAACTTCCGGGTTTCTCCTACTTTGGAAAAACCCAACCTGATGCCAAGAGAGGTGGAGGTCGAAAGGTTGTCAGATACAAACTTCTGCGGGAGGTATGGAGATCAGATGGCGAATAgcaatgtttcatttatttctctcacagatgtatgtatgtatgcatataaaGATAGAGAGTGCTTTTGGCTAAATAGTGAATCTGGGACATAA
- the LOC109019742 gene encoding NADH dehydrogenase [ubiquinone] flavoprotein 1, mitochondrial-like: MAPIKGIPYLRRTALAWRHSDLRGLGFRTFSTQGATIANTPQPPPPPPPPEKTHFGGLKDEDRIFTNLYGLHDPFLKGAMKRGDWYRTKDLVLKGADWIVNEMKKSGLRGRGGAGFPSGLKWSFMPKVSDGRPSYLVVNADESEPGTCKDREIMRHDPHKLLEGCLIAGVGMRASAAYIYIRGEYVNERINLERARKEAYESGLLGKNACGSGYDFDVHIHYGAGAYICGEETALLESLEGKQGKPRLKPPFPANAGLYGCPTTVTNVETVAVSPTILRRGPEWFASFGRKNNSGTKLYCISGHVNKPCTVEEEMSIPLKELIERHCGGVRGGWDNLLAIIPGGSSVPLLPKHICDDVLMDYDALKAVQSGLGTAAVIVMDKSTDVVDAIARLSYFYKHESCGQCTPCREGTGWLWMIMERLKVGNAKLEEIDMLQEVTKQIEGHTICALGDAAAWPVQGLIRHFRPELERRIKERAEKELLEAAA; this comes from the exons ATG GCACCCATCAAGGGTATTCCTTATTTGCGAAGGACAGCTTTGGCTTGGCGCCACAGTGACTTGAGGGGCCTTGGCTTTAGAACATTCAGCACTCAGGGTGCCACAATCGCTAATACTCCACAGCCTCCACCACCTCCCCCACCGCCAGAGAAAACCCATTTTGGTGGTTTGAAAGATGAAGATCGAATTTTTACCAACTTATATGGATTGCATGACCCTTTTCTCAAAGGTGCCATGAAACGAGGCGACTGGTACAGAACCAAAGACTTAGTACTCAAGGGTGCTGATTGGATTGTCAATGAAATGAAGAAGTCTGGCCTCCGTGGACGTGGTGGTGCTGGTTTTCCATCCGGCCTAAAGTGGTCTTTCATGCCAAAAGTATCCGATGGTCGTCCTTCATATCTTGTTGTCAACGCTGATGAAAGTGAACCTGGGACCTGTAAGGACAGGGAAATTATGCGGCACGATCCACATAAACTATTGGAGGGTTGTCTAATTGCTGGGGTAGGGATGAGGGCTAGTGCAGCGTATATCTACATAAGAGGTGAGTATGTGAATGAACGAATAAACCTTGAAAGGGCCAGAAAGGAAGCCTATGAATCTGGATTATTGGGCAAGAATGCATGTGGATCCGGTTatgattttgatgttcataTCCACTATGGAGCTGGGGCTTATATTTGTGGTGAAGAAACGGCACTTTTGGAGAGTCTTGAAGGGAAACAAGGGAAACCAAGATTGAAGCCTCCTTTCCCTGCTAATGCAGGGTTATATGGCTGCCCTACCACTGTGACAAATGTGGAAACAGTGGCTGTTTCTCCAACCATTTTAAGGCGTGGACCTGAGTGGTTTGCCAGCTTTGGTAGGAAGAATAATTCGGGGACAAAATTGTATTGCATATCTGGACACGTGAACAAGCCTTGCACCGTTGAAGAGGAGATGAGTATACCATTGAAAGAATTGATAGAAAGGCACTGTGGAGGTGTTAGAGGTGGATGGGACAATTTACTTGCTATAATTCCAGGTGGTTCATCTGTGCCACTGCTTCCCAAGCACATATGTGACGATGTGCTGATGGATTATGATGCACTCAAGGCTGTCCAGTCAGGATTGGGGACTGCAGCTGTGATTGTGATGGATAAATCGACAGATGTTGTAGATGCAATTGCAAGGCTCTCTTACTTCTACAAGCATGAGAGCTGTGGGCAATGCACACCTTGTCGGGAGGGGACAGGATGGCTTTGGATGATTATGGAAAGATTGAAAGTTGGGAATGCAAAGCTGGAAGAAATTGACATGCTTCAGGAGGTAACCAAACAGATTGAAGGGCACACAATCTGTGCATTGGGGGATGCTGCTGCTTGGCCAGTGCAGGGTCTTATTAGGCACTTTAGGCCAGAGCTTGAGAGAAGGATCAAGGAGCGTGCCGAGAAGGAGTTACTGGAGGCTGCTGCTTAA